A segment of the Meiothermus cerbereus DSM 11376 genome:
GCGGACGGGCAGCTCGAGCTCCTTGCCAGTTGGCGCATCGGGCAGCGCTTGCAGGTGTTGGCGTACCCAGCGTTCGACCCGCGCCCGCGAGACCCGGTCGGCGTCGTACTCGAGGTAGAGCTTCACATAACCCGGCACCACGTCGGTCACACCCGGCAGCGGCTGGGCCAGCAGGGCCCGCACCAGGGCCAGCATCTGGGCGTTGGCTTCCAGGTCGAGCTGTTCGGAGAAGGGCAGGTAGAAGCCGGCTAGAGTCATGGAAGGTCAGGATACCTCGCCCGAACAGGCAGCGGGCCGTTGCTCAGTAGGTCGCTACGGTCACCCCCTCGGCCAGCAGCGCCTCCCGGACGGCCCGGGCAATCTCAACCGCGTTGGGGTTGTCGCCGTGGATGCACAGGGTCTGGGCGCGCACCTCGAGCCAGCCCCCATCCACGGCCTCTACCCGGCCATCCACCACCATCTGCACTGCCCGCCGGGCGGCCTCGGCAGGATCGTGAATCCAGGCGCCAGGCGTACCCCTGGGGGCCAGACGACCATCGGAGGTATAACCCCGCTCGGGGAAAGCCTCCGCAATGGTGCGGAGCCCCAAACGCTGGGCCTCCTGCTCCAGGGGGGTATGGGGCAGTACCACCAGCGGCACCTGGGGGTTGAAGTCCAAAGCCGCCTGGGCGATGGCCCGGGCCGTCTCGGGGTCTTTGGTGGCCCGGTTGTACAGGGCCCCGTGGGCCTTAATGTGGTGCAAGGGCAGGCCTGCCACCCTCAGAAAAGCGCTCAAGGCCCCCACCTGGTAGAGCACGTCGGAGTAGACCTCATCGGGGGTGGCCGCCAGCTCCCGCCGCCCAAAACCCACCCGGTCGGGAAAGCCGGGGTGGGCTCCTACGGCAACGCCCGTGCTTTGGGCGAGCTCGAGGGTGCGCCGGATGGTCAGGGGGTCGCCCGCATGGAAGCCACAGGCCACATTGACCGAGCTGATGAGGGGGAACAGCTCCTCATCCCGTCCCAGTTTCCAGTTACCAAAGGACTCGCCCGCATCGGCGTTCAGGTCTATCTGCATTAAGTATCACGATATTTGGCTGGGTCTGATTGTCAATGGTTCAACAGACATACCACCAACACCGGCCCAAATCTGGCTGGGATTTGTAGGAAGCGGTGGTGGTAGGTTGCGCTTACCAGCCCAGCACCAAAGCGAACATCAAAGGGGCCACAATCGAGGCGTCCGACTCGATGATGAACTTGGGGGTGTCCACAGCCAGCTTGCCCCAGGTGATTTTCTCGTTGGGCACAGCGCCCGAGTACGAGCCATAGCTGGTGGTGGAGTCGGAGATCTGGCAGAAGTAGCCCCAGACCGGCACATCGGGGCGCTGCATATCTTGGTGCAGCATGGGCACCACGCAGATGGGAAAGTCGCCGGCAATGCCCCCGCCAATCTGGAAGAAGCCAATCGAGTG
Coding sequences within it:
- a CDS encoding LamB/YcsF family protein encodes the protein MQIDLNADAGESFGNWKLGRDEELFPLISSVNVACGFHAGDPLTIRRTLELAQSTGVAVGAHPGFPDRVGFGRRELAATPDEVYSDVLYQVGALSAFLRVAGLPLHHIKAHGALYNRATKDPETARAIAQAALDFNPQVPLVVLPHTPLEQEAQRLGLRTIAEAFPERGYTSDGRLAPRGTPGAWIHDPAEAARRAVQMVVDGRVEAVDGGWLEVRAQTLCIHGDNPNAVEIARAVREALLAEGVTVATY